DNA sequence from the Streptomyces sp. NBC_01497 genome:
GTCCCCGAGCACCACCGCACCGGTTCCCAGCTGGCGCGGCCAGTCGCCGCGACGCCCGGCCTGGCCCCGCTGACGGACGTACGGGACGCCGACTTCCGGCTGCAGGTCTTCACCCGCACCGGCGGCGCGACCGGTGCGCGCTCCCCCGCACAGGCGGAGGGGCTGGTGTGAACGCCGCCCCGTCGGCCTGCGCGGTGATCGTGCCGGCCCATGACGAGGCCGCCTCGCTGTCCGCGACTCTGCACTCGGTACGGGCCGCGGCCCGCCATCCCGAGGTCGCGGGGGTGCCGGTCGTGGTCGTGGTGGTCGCCGACGCCTGTACGGACGGCACGGTGGCGGTGGCCGAGGCAGAGGGCGCGCTGGTGGTGCGCGCGTCGTTCCGCAATGTCGGCCGGGCGCGGGCCGCCGGCGCGGATGCCGCGCTGCGCCTGCTCGCCTCGTACGGGGACGGGCTCTGGCTCGCCACCACCGACGCGGACACGGTGGTCCCGCCGCGCTGGCTGGCTCACCAGCTGCGTCACGCCCGGCAGGGCTGGGAGTGCGTGGTGGGCACGGTACGGCTGGCACCGCACCCTCTGCTCAGTGCCACCACCGCCGCCCGCCACGACGCGCACTACT
Encoded proteins:
- a CDS encoding glycosyltransferase, giving the protein MNAAPSACAVIVPAHDEAASLSATLHSVRAAARHPEVAGVPVVVVVVADACTDGTVAVAEAEGALVVRASFRNVGRARAAGADAALRLLASYGDGLWLATTDADTVVPPRWLAHQLRHARQGWECVVGTVRLAPHPLLSATTAARHDAHYFAQRPPGPGAWQHPHVHGANLGVAAGPYLAAGGFPPLAHSEDRSLVAALERAGRRILRTDVCPVLTSGRVDSRAPHGFGAFLTSLANT